The Sulfurimonas hongkongensis genomic interval CTCTAAAAACAGAGAAAATAGTTTTGAATTTTCATCATAAGCATCTTTTGCACTATTTAGGGTGTTTATTTTAGAAAACTTTTGAGTCTCTTTATCTTCAAAATCTTTTTGCATTTTTTGTTTGTTACTAAGCACTTTATAGTTTGAGATATAGTTTATAGGTAAACTCTGAGTGCTTTTTGACTCTAATGGAGTATGCTCTTTAGGTTTTGATTCAAAGGATTCACTAGAAGAAGATACTCTCTTCTCTAACTTCTCAGTAGAACTCTTCTCGGTGGGATTTGTAGTTATGTAAGTATTATATGATTTAACAAACATAGCACTCTCCCTCTAACAAAATATACCCATTATAAGTCATTTTAGCTTACTAAATTCTTTTGCTAAATAATTTTCAACATAAATAAGATTTAATATATTTAAGTTTTAAATTGCGATAGCTTCTCACTTAAAGCCAATGCATTGTTTTCTAGCCTTTTTATTTCTGTAGAAATAGTGTTACTACTGCTTATATTTTTTATAGTTTTCTCATTTATTTGACAAATTTTATTTATTATATGATTAGTGCTTTCTCCTGTCTTATGAAGTGTATTTAAAGATATATTCATAGCTACAGTAGTTTCACCCATTGTTTTAACGGTTAATTCTACTTGGTCTTTAGCGTTTGAAGATACTTGCATCAAATTTTTTATATTTTTAGCATTATACATAATGTGATTTGAAACAGATAGACAATCTACGGTAACCTTTTTGTAATCAAACCAAATCAACATTTTGCTACAATAATAAAATATTTTTTAAGGCAAGATAGATGAGTGCTAAAATAGTTATCGTTGAAGATGAAGAGGATTTACTAGAACTTCTTGAGTACACTCTAACAAAAGAGGGCTTTGAAGTTATAGGTTTTTTAAATACTAAAATAGTCACTCAAATACTGCTAGAAGAGGAGATAGACCTTCTTATTATGGATAGAAATCTACCCGGTATTGAGGGAAGTGAGTTTGTGTCACAGTTGCGAAGAGATGGCTTCTTAATACCTGTTATATATCTAAGTGCTAAAAATAGAGATGTAGATATAGAGGAGGGTTTTTTACGAGGTGCTGATGACTATATAACAAAACCTTTTAATATGAAAGAGCTTACTCTAAGAATCAAAGCGGTCCTAAAAAGAAGTAGTAGAAAATTTCAAGATTCAAAAATAACTCATAGAGACTTGAGCTTAGATAGTAGAACTAGAGAGGTATTTGTAGATAACAAAAAGGTAAGTGTAACTAAGTTAGAGTTTGATTTGCTCTATGAGTTTGTACTAAATAGTGGTAGTGTCTTAGAGCGTGATTATCTACTTGAGAATGTCTGGAGAGATTCAGACGAGTATCAGTATAAAACTGTAAATGTGGCTATAAATCGTCTAAAAGAGAAGATAGATCCACAAAAGAAAAAAGACTACATTCAAACAGTTCGTGGAGTTGGATACAGACTGTGTTAAAAATACA includes:
- a CDS encoding response regulator transcription factor, whose amino-acid sequence is MSAKIVIVEDEEDLLELLEYTLTKEGFEVIGFLNTKIVTQILLEEEIDLLIMDRNLPGIEGSEFVSQLRRDGFLIPVIYLSAKNRDVDIEEGFLRGADDYITKPFNMKELTLRIKAVLKRSSRKFQDSKITHRDLSLDSRTREVFVDNKKVSVTKLEFDLLYEFVLNSGSVLERDYLLENVWRDSDEYQYKTVNVAINRLKEKIDPQKKKDYIQTVRGVGYRLC